The genomic stretch ACAGCACTCTGGGCAGAGCCGCGTTAGCACTGGGTGAGTCTGGACAAGCGTGCTGGCCTCAGGTAGGTCCAGTGCTGCCCAGGCACGTCACTTCACGCCtggggcctcagtgtcctcatctgcgCACTGGGGGCATCAGCAGCCTCTTCCTGTAAGGACATGAATGAGACGATGTGTGTGAGGTGCCCGCCTTGGTGAGAGCTGGGGCAGGGCCGTGACCAGGGTAGGCTCTTTGGCTGTAAGGAGGGGCCtccaccctgctgccccaggccccagctcATCCAACAAATAAACACTTCTCTGTAAACATGTTTCCGGCATGTTCTCGGTCTCACTGGACAGCAGTCTACCATCAGCTGCTGGACATTCTGCTGCTTCTATTATTTCAGAACTAatttaagcattaaaaaataattcttctgaTTACTGTGCAAAGCCCCTGCAGCCAGATAAATGGGGGCAGGTGTTTCTATCCTAGGACCTGAGCCAATCCTGCACCCCTGGGTGGATGGCAACACAGGACggccccaggcaccccttagctCCCAGAGGGCCTGTGGTCATGCCTCACTACCCTCCGAGGGCCCTAGAGTCAGGGCTGACAGAGAAGTGACCCTTGGGGGcagcccagccctgagcccagCACCCTGAGAGGGCTGCTCACCCGCCCCTTTGACCCCCGGCGAGCCTCGGCAGCCGGGATCACCCTCCCCCAATTGCTCTCCGTGGTGCTGACCTGTGAGCTGTGAAGGATGCTCTGTCCACAGGTTGCCCTGTGGCTGGCCTGGCATCTTTGAACGGGGGCCAGGAGCATTTGCTGTAAGCCAGCAGCCAGTGTTGGGGGAGGCTGATACTCAACACCGCTTCTCATGGTTTTAATTAGCTTCCTGTGCAGATCTCAGGGTTCAAGAGACTGAGGCTGGACATCAGCCACCCGCCCACTGGGGGCCAGGGGCCCCACCTCAGGGACTTAGCAGGGGGCCGCTAAGGGGttgggggttgggtgggggcaggcaggagaTGAGCCCGCAGGCCCAGGCTCAgcactcccacccctccctgcccctcaccagcACCGGCCGGTGATCTCATCACTTCCTGGGCTGTAAATATCACCCAAACGCTCACGACTCCCAAATTGTCCTCCAGCCCAGGCCCCTCTCCTGAGCTCAGCCCGCACAGCCCACGCGACACCCCCGCCCAGATGTCTCCTGGGCCTCGACAACGGTGGCCGCTTCTCCTGCACCCCCACCTCGGGGATGGGCGCCCCATGCCGGCTGCTCAGGGCAGACGCCGGAAGCCCTGCCCACCATCTCTGCCTTCTGCCAGATCCAAATTGAAATGCAGCTATGTCTCTCctgatccccccaccccaccctacttgggcctggccccctccccactgcataAGCCTCTACTGtgcacacagcagccagagggacctTCTCTGGAAATCAGATCCTGCCTTTGCCCCTTTTAGGACAAAGCCTCCAAGGTCTGTGGGATGTGACCCCCAAACCCCTCCAGTTCCACCTGGGCTCACACATTCACCTGCTTCACCCTTGGCAAACCTGGTTGGCCCCTTGTCCCCACTCCTTGCCATGGCCTAGGTTTCTCCCTCCTGGGGGAAAGGAGGGTGCAGGGTCCCAAGGGAGGGCCTGTGGGGTCTGGCAGCACCACGAGGAACATGTGCTGTAGAGGCAGGTCCCATCAAGGGCACCTGGGGAGTCAGCCAAGGCACAGCTcagcatgggccctgtggtctcctgaGCTGCCAGTGGGCTTCCAGCTCCCATGTGAGGGCCAGCCGGTAGTGACAGACACAGTTAGACTTCAGAGTGCCCCAAGGTGTCTCTCAGTGAGGAGCAGACTCAACATAGTGAATGTCCCATCCTTGGAGGCATGCAAGCTGAGGAGCCCAGGTGGGCATCTGCTCTTTGCAAAGCTCTTTGCAAATGGGCATCTGCCATTTCCTGGCTGCCGGGAAGGTGGTGGGAGCTCAGGGGCCACCATGCTGTGCAAAAGCCCCTCAGGCTCGGCTTGGAGCCCTGTCTCTTCCCCAGACCCAGCAGTTCAGCTCCATCTTCTTGGCCACGGCAGGGTCTGCTCAGGTGAAAACTGGATTAAAAAACCTCTCGTCCTATGCTCCCTCTGGCCACCAATGCGCAAGGACAAGGAGCCAGGGAGCACTGACGGTGGCCTTCAGGCATGTGGCCGAGGCCGTCCAGCACCTCCACACCAGACACCACAGAGCTGCCTCTGCGAAGGCTACTGAGGGGGAGCAATAGGGTCTTCCAGGTCCAGAGATAGGGTCTTCCAGGTCCAGAGGGGCTGGGACAGGAGCTTTGGGCAAGCAGTGTCCCTACTCCCATGGGCCAGCCTGAGCTGCCCCCTCTGAGCCTGGGGAGTCTCAAAGCAGTGGGCTCTTTGAGCTGAGATGTGCTGGCACCCTTTGTGCAAAGGGACAAACCGCAAGGGCTCATACCAGCGGGGATGGGGTGCGCAGGTAGCGCCAGGGCGCCCAGGATCAAGAAGAGGCCCTTGACTCTGCCTTGAGCCCCAGGGCGGGGAGGGTCTGAGCCCACTCCATGGGCACTGAGGAGCTGGGTAGGggagctgggagcctggctgTTGAGCgagtcctccctcctccttcccttgggCTTCTGGAGCCCTGGCCGCCCCCACCGCCATCTGGTTCCACCAGCAACGCTCCCCCtactccctcccccaactcactgtgcttcctccctcaccctgctccccCAAAGCCCCTGCCCCAGGGGGATGGGGGAGCTTCAGCCACAGGCCACGTGGCCTCTTTCCCTTTTGTGTCTGAGTCCTCACGGGCCCAGGCCTTGAGAAAACGTGCATGTGCATATTTTTGCCTATActgtgtgtgctgtgtttgcaagcacacgtgtgcatgcatgtgtgcgcaTACGTGTGGTCCTTGCCCTGCTGCGTACGTGCCGCTTGTGCACACGTGTGATCAGGGTCATGCAGACCCACGCAGGCCTGTGTTTGGGGTGTGGCATGGTGTCAGTGCACACATGCCTGGGCACCTGCCTATGCAGGCATGGCTGCGGGCCTGGCACGAGACTGTGTGCCATGGTGTGATGGTACACATAACCCCTGCCGGATCTCGGAAGGGAGGGGCCTGGCCTCACCCACTCAGCTCCCCGCAGGGCCACCCTGTCTACCCGCACAGGGCCACCCTGGGACCATCCCAACCCACATGGAGCCAGGGGGTAGCTGGGCGGCGCCAGCTACGGTGGAAGGCTGGGAGCCCCAGGGACCCTGGGTGGCAGCAGAGCAGATGTCTCCGCAAAGGCAGCCTCAACCTGCTCTTGTGGGCCTGGTGCATGGTCTGTGCCGGCCACACACCTCTCCCTGGACAGACACCGCTATCAACCCCACTCAAATGGAAGGTGGCTAAGGTGCCCGACGGACTAACGCACGTTAGTCTTCatgtggctggggtgggggggcaggggcatgACACATCCCTGGTGACCATCACGGGTGCCACTGGGCTGAAACGGCAGGCTGCAGCAGCAGGCAGCTCCCTTCCCATTCAGGGCTTCCATGTGCCTGTGACTGGGGCGGGGCTGCACCTCCAGGGCCCACATGCCTCTCATTGCCCACAGCACCCCAGCCTGAGAGGCCACAGCTTAAGAAAAGATCTCTTTATTCCACGTCGTCCGATATTTTtacacaagtaaaataaaatgcatatctCTATATACCGCGATCCGGGTGGGAGGTGGCGTTCTGGAACAAACGCTGCTGCCGCACCCTGTAAACATGATGGGGTGGAGATGGGGTGGGCGGGGGGACGTGTCCATCAGGGAGGGCCTGCCGCCTGATGCTGGCTGGCGGCACGGAGGGGACCccgtatgtacacacacacctgACTGCTGAGAAAGGCGTCACGCTCGGTGGCTGGTCAGCAGGGCCCAAGCACCGTCCACAGCACCAGCGCAAGGCCCAGGGGGGCCAGGCTGCAGGTGAGGCTGGGCAGGGCGCCTGAGCCCTCCACATCACCGGCCCCGCCGCCCCCACCGCTCGCCTGGCCCAGACGGCACTGGCTGCGGGTGCGGTTCTTGCGGGAACAGCCTGGCTTCCGGCGAGGGCCTGTGGTGGGGGGCCCTGGCGGCTCGGAGCCCTCCGGCCGCATCCCGCTCAGCGGTGGCTCAGCAGAGCCGGGCAGGGTCCCGAAGGGGGAGTCGTTGATGTGCCGAGGGCCAGAGCCGTTGCCTGGTGGGCTGTCGCCAGATGGCACACGTCCCTTGAGCGCATTGCCGGCCGAGGCTGGGCTCCCAGGCTCCAACACTGAGGACTTGTCTGCGCCGTCCGGCTGGCAGCACTTGGGCAGCCCCAGAGGCTCGTCGTCAGTAGGCCAACCGGTCCGGATGGGACGGGAGGGCCTGGCAGCCACGGCGCAGCCCTCCAGGTCAGTGGCGGCCAAGCGCTTGAGGTCGCGGCCGGCCAGGTGCGGCGGCAGGCTGCAGGGCAGCTCAGACGAGGAGCCGCGGAACTGCTGCAGCCAGGCCCAGAGCGGGCGAGCCCGGCAGTCACACACCCAGGGGTTGTCATTGAGCCGCAGGTACTGCAGGGCACGCAGGGGCGCCAGGGCCTCTGCAGGCAGAGCCGAGAGGTTGTTGGCAAACAGGTAGAGCGTCATGAGGCGGCCGAGGTCACGGAAGGCATGCGGGTGCACGCGGGCCACGCGGTTCTGATGCAGAAGGAGGCGATCGAGGCTGTGCAGGCCTCGAAAGGCGCGCTCGGGCACGCTGGGGATGCGGTTGCCGTGCAGGAAGAGGTGCGTGAGGTTGCCCAGGTCACGGAAGGCGTCATCAGGCAGTGCCTGCAGCCCGTTGTCCTGCAGGTAGAGGTACTGCAGGGCGGCCAGGCCACGGAACAGGCCAGGGCCCAGCTCCTGCAGGCCGCAGCGGTCCAGGTGCAGCGTGTGCAGGCGGCTCAGGCCGTGGAACGTGGCGGGGTCCACAGCACGCAGCTGTGCATTGTCGCTGAGGTCCAGCTGCTCGAGAAGGGCCAGGCCGGTGAAGGCAGCAGCATCGATGCGGGCCAACGCATTCGAATGTAGCCACAGGATGGTGAGGTTGCGGCAGGCCCGGAAGCCGGCAGCGGGCACGTGCACAATGCGGTTGCCGTGCAGGAAGACGCGCTGGCTGGCGGCCGGGATGTCAGTGGGCACGGCCTGGAGGCCCTGCTGCGGACAGCTCGTCGTCACCTTGGGCTCGTTGTAGCAGACACAGGCACCTGGGCATGGTGCTGCCACCCGCCACGCCTGCAGCCACAGCACCCAGGCCAGCAGCTGGCTCCCTGTGGGCAGAGGAGAAAAGGTGGTTAACAAGCAGAGGGCCCTGTGAGGCTGGGGATCATGCTGGAGCCGGGCTGGCCCCTGGGATCAGTCCTCAGGAGGGCCCTGAGCTGGCCGCGGACATGCTGTCACCCCCGAAAACTCAGCTGCTGTGATCCCTGCTCCACCTGCCACACGGAAACTACTTAGCTAAAACCTGCCGCGGGAGTTCCCATGCGCCAACAGAGCAGCCTCACCTGCAGACGCCCTgtgccgccccgccccgcgctcaAACGCACGAGCTGACGTGCTCGCTCCAGCCTCTCGAGGTTAGCTGGGTCACTACCAAGGCCCATTTGAAGCCCTGCTGAGATGGACACTCATGCCTGCAGACACCTGCTCAGTACCCCAGCGAGCGCCCCGGACCTGCCCACCATCCCCGTCAGTCTCAGCACCACCCtggcctgcctcctgccccaccaGCCCGTAGGCCCGGCCGGGAGAGAGGCCCTTGGTAAGCACTGAGGATCAGGCCGGCTGAGCTCACACAGAGCCGAGGCTCACTCCCGGGCCTGCCAGGCAGCCGACTGCTGGGTTTCCGGCGGTTTCTGCGGCAGCTCCTCCTGAGAGCTCCCCTGGCTGCAgcctgggaggggctgaggcTCAGACCCTGTGCCCTGTGCGGGTCCCCTGCCCGGGCTCCCGGAGCCCCTGAGGCCCCACGGCACACAAAACTGACAGGCACCGGAGGCTGCAGAACAACTCCGCTCTTATAGGATCAGGAGCCTGGGTGCCTGAGGGCAGGCAGGTGTAGCCCTGCCCGCCCTGTGTGCCCTCTCCAGACAGGCTGCTCCCTCCACCACACATCCTGACTTGGCATGGAACTCCTCCTGCAGGCTCCTCCCTTCGGCCTCATTCTCTGCTTGATCTCCTCCCTGGGTGAGGAGCTTACTCCTTCCCAGCCAATCGATGCCTGCACAGTTCCTcgtacccaccccccacccccaccatctcgAGGCCAGACACACACAGGGCCTCACCGAAGACCTGTACTCCAGGGACACTGTATCCACGCCAGTCTCACCATCAGGGCCACACACCCCAATACGAAACTCACTGCCTATCATCCCACCATTAGAGCCCCCTCTTTGAATGCCAAAGGTTCTTTCCTCCTTCAGGAGTGAGTCTATTAAAATGTGAATCCCCCTGGGAGGGTTATGGCTTATCAGCTAACACTTGAGCTATCAGCTAACACCTTCCTTGACAGCTAACACCTGCATTGACAGCTAACACCTTTCTTGGCAGTTAGCTAAGAGCAGGATTCTGCAGACAGGGGGCCGGCTAAGTGCTGGGGCTGGAGccaggtgggaggaaggagaggcccATGGGCCAGCTTCCCCCACCCAGAACTGTGACCTTGGGGCCCCCCCACTCGTGCTGGGGCCCTCGCCACACTGGCTCCTCTCTATCTGGGCCAGTGTAGATGCATGCCCCAAGCCCAGAGCCCTAGCAAGGCCAGCATGTCCAGTGGTCATGAGGAGTGTGCCCTCCTGGACTCTGGTCCCCAGGATAGGAACACACATCCTGGGGCTCATCTGTCCCTTGCATTCTGTCAGTGTCTGGGGCTGGGCCATTTGTtagccccggggtgggggtccaCAGAGGGAGGCCTGGTCCAGAATTCCCCGAACCCAggacactgccccctcccccccggctgGCCATGCATAGGAGGCTGTGAGGGGGCCCCTCAGCCTGCTGTTCTATTTAAACTGCTGACATCTTCTCCAGGCTCTCTCCTTACGGGGCTTCTCGGAAAGTCGGGCCTGATTACGCCAGCGCTCACCAGCGTCTCACCTGTCACCGGAAGTAAAACAGTACTTCCTGCCCCTGAGGACTCACGGAAGAGAAAGACGTGGAACAGGGTGGGATGGGGGCCCCGGGTACTCACCAGGCTGGGCTCTGGACCTCACCACCACAGATGGGCCACGTCACCAACCAGGCAACGTCACAGCTGTGCCAATGTCATCAACCGCTCCCTGACACAAACTGGGCCACGCCACCAACCAGGCTATGTCAGCAGCCACCCATCGTGACCACACCTGCCAAGTCGGAGCTGTCCAGTGGCTGCCAGGCCCGAAGCCGTGGTCTGTGAGCTCGGCTGGTGTCAGGTTCATCTGACTTCACGAGAACTAGCTgctcctccagcctccagccctccccagcctgggcccccaggaggccgtAAGCCACATGCTTGGGGTACACCCACTCTAAGAATGGCCCAAGCGAGGCTCCAGGGCTGAGCTACGCCATGGgggtaagtggcagagcagctGTGTGGCTCAGCCCTGCTGGGAACCCGGCATCAGGCGCAGACACGGCTCCATTCCCGCTGAGCCAACTGCTTTTCAGAAACCGACTTCTGAGGGTCGGTCCCTCCACACCGGCCTGCTGTCAGTGCAGCGGCCAGTGGTGGGCTCTCTCCTTGCTGCAGCCACGGTAATTGGCTCCAGCCTGGCCCCCCTTGGGGCCTGCCTGCTGGTCTCCATGGCAACCCCTCTGCTGAGCAAGCAGAGGGGGCATCTTTTTATGAGATAATCAAACCCAACTTTGCGGCCTGTGTTCATATTCACAGCAGGGGCCCTAGGGACACAGGAGGCCCTGCCAGGTTTCGGGATGGTGATCCCTGACCCCACCCCAGGAGCTGGACCCAGTTACTCATCTGGCCCCTCTGCACCCTAAAAAGTGCCCCTCCCATCTGGTCCCCCCCATCCTGTCCCCCAACCTGTCCTCCTAGCCCATCCCCTCAGCTGCACCTCCCACTTGTGCCTAGCCTCACTGGGTTCCTGTTCTCAGCGAGCATTCGATACCAGCTCGCCTCCAAACACATGGCAAGAAAACAGCCCTGCCACAGCGCTGGCTCACATGCAGACACCACAAGGCACACTCCCACACCAGGCCGCCCGGCCACCTGAGCTGCACACAGGCCCAAACCTGTCCCTCGCCTGCCCTCCCTGGGGCTGACTCTTGCCTCTTCTTAGGCCTCAGCTCAGAATGGCCCTGTCAAGGGCCTTCTCCAGAGCACTAACCGTGGAGAGACGCACAGGGTCATGGGAGGGGCTACCCCCTTAGCTCAGGTCTGTCTCAGGAGTGGTAATGGCACAAAGGCCACCGTTGGGGAAGGACTGGCCACTCCTGCCTGGGAGGCTGTGCAGGGAGGCAGTGACGGGATGCCGCTCAGGGCCTCTCCCGCTAGGGCTGCCCGACGAAGCAGGACTGACAGCTCACGAGGCCCTGGAGCCCAAATCCCATCGGGCCTGCGTGTGGTCCCAAAGGGCAGCTGCATTGCTTACCCTGCCCCATCCTCTGGGCGGCAAAGGGCCCAGGTTCTCCTTCCTGGTCActgcagagtggggggggggggggaggaaggggagggaggaggaaggggaggaggaggggtgggaggctTCTGGGGACTCGCCAGCAGCCCCAGGAGCCAGTGGGCGGTCGGGCAGGCGGCTGCTGAGGGCAGCAGCTCGGGGGCAGGCAGTGCCAGAGGCTGCAGGCGCAGGGGAGGTCTTTGGTGTGTTTCCTGGCCTCTACTCCTCTCGGGGGTCCCCtagcctgggctgggctgaggtATGCAGGTGTGCAGCTTCCCTGAGGTCCTACGGGATGCTTCCACCACCGCCCGCCACCCCGACCCCATGAGGTCATAGATACAGCGCAGGGCTGGCAGGCTTGGCTGCCCGGAGCACTGGCTCAGTGCCCTTGGGCTTCCCTGCTGCAATGGGGTAGCAGAAACACCCTATTCAAGGGGGCAGTACGAGAGTCTACCAGTTGGCATAGAAGGCATGAGTCAGAGCTGCATGAGGatgcattttctttataatatcacatgtccattttatagattaggaaactgaggtagAGAGCAGTTAAGCCCTGGACTGCTCCCACTTGGAGATGGTCCAGGAGGAagggtgggaaagagaaggggcCACAGTGCTGCCCAGAAGGGGCCATGTCCAGCCAAGCCTGTCCAGCCAAGCCAGGAATGGAGCCCAGGCTGCGAGGGCATAGGCAGGCACCGGGGGTACCTAGCTCCCTCCTGTGCCATCTGTGGCTGGGAGGGGACATCTCCAGGGAGGCTCTGAGTTGCTGCCTgcgcccccctcacccccaggagACTGGAGTGAGTAGGCTGGGGTTGGGGCCTGGGCAGCTGTAGCACAACCAGGACATTGGTCAGCTCAGGACCCTCTTGATCACCGAGAACGTCCCCAGAAGGGTCACGTCACAGACCGCAGTTACACCGCAGAACAAGAGGCCACAGCTCAGCACACCAAGGCCAGAAATAGctccaggcaggggtggggggccggTGGCATCCACACATCAGAGGGTCAGGGCACCCCAGCAGTGCTGTACTCACTCTTTCCTGTCCTGTGCCTGCTCCCCGTCCCTGCCAGCCCTCCACCAGTGATTGGCTCACCCCCACCGTCCATCTGTCCCCTCCTCAGTCTTCTCTACTTCCTCACATTCACCTCCCACCCTCTGTCTGTCCTGCAACCCATGGACACGCGCAGGAGGCAGTGTGCCTGCCCTTGACTTTTCCTAGGCCCCTTCCTTGGCgccagggagaggaggctggCAGCAGCTCCCAGGGGCCAGACCACCCCCGAGAGGGCCTGCATCCCCTGGGGGTGTGGCTGCCAGCCCCTGCTGCCGGTCATGCCCCTCAAGGCCCCGCTCGTTATTGATCTTCTTGGGGCAGTAGCTGCAGGGGCAGGCCAGGTCGATAACAGGCAAGGTCACCCGCCAGGGAAGGAGGGCACTGGACCCAGGGCTGATCAGTTGCAGCAGGCCAAGCTGCAAGcagtgagggaaactgaggcccagcataGGCAGAGTGAGTAGCGGCAGCCTCCTGGATGCACTCAGTGCACGGGAGGACTCGGGGCCAACAGAGGTCTACTGAATCCTCCTGGGggcctgttttattttcctgttttagagGGGAGGAAAATGAGGTTGGGTAGGGGAAGTCACCTGTTCACAGTACCAGGACTCGTAGGATTCCCAGCCCCATGGTGTCTAATCACTAAAGGCCTTGCTTGGCACTAGAGAGTTAAAGCTCCCCCGTCCCCACCTTACCCAACCCCGAAACCCAAGCTATGTTCCCCCTTAAAATTTCCAGCTAACGCAGCACCTGGGAGGGCCCTGGGTCCCTTTCAAAGCCAAGAAACCaaggctgctgggggaggggggcctgggcCTCTTGAGGGCTGGAGGTCTTCGATGCACAGCTTACACTAAGggtgtgttccttttttttttttttttttaagatttttttatttcatttatttgacagagatagagacagccagcgagagaaggaacacaagcagggggagtgagagaggaagaagcaggctcgtaacggaggagcctgatgtggggctcgatcccataacgccgggatcacgccctgagcagaaggcagacgcttaaccgctgtgccacccaggcgccccaagagtgtGTTCCTAAGGGGGTACCCCATGATAGGGGCCGCACCTGTCAGCATGAGACCAGTCCCTGGCTTGGAACACTTACAATCAAGGAGCAGGCTGACCATAGGTGGTCACCCTGCTACATGGCATGTGCCATGTGGGGGATTTAAGGGACCATGGAATCCTGACCTGGCCCCAGACATCAGGGGGACACCAGGGGAGGAACACCCGAGCCCATTGCCAGGGTGGGTGTCCAGGCAGACCGTCTGATGGGCGGGATCCTTGGCCCTGTAATCATGCCTTGGGAATCCATCCTTGGCCAAGGCTGGGCTGCTGGACCAGATGGCTCTGGAACCTCACCCTGTCCAGCCGGTGTTTCTACCTGATGCATCTCCGTTGGCCCCCACCACAGGGAGCCCCACAGTGGGGGCTGATGATGTCAGCATCTGGAGGCTCTGTTCACCTGAAAACCCACCCAGGGTTCAGGACACCCCCCTCACTCCAGGGATTCAGCCAGCATCCCCTCCCTCACAGGAGGTGGGCATCCCCTACCTGCCCCTCATCAAAACCACCAACAAACACCCACTGCCTAGTTACCTGGGGAATCTGTCTCCACAACCGCTCATCAGTTGGTCCCTTAACTAATTCAATCTGGCGGCCAGTGTGGGCTCAAGTCCCCAGAGGATGTTAATGAGGAATCAGCTGGTGGCCAAAAtgaccctgccccaccccaggggGGCAGCTCAGGAATGGGGCACCCCCAGTGTCGGGACCTGGGACCTGCACTGCCACATACCTGCCACCATGACCCctgccttccctgaccccttCTCACTGTCAGCTCCTATCCAGGACTGGgtaccagcccccaccccaaaacatcccacctcctcccagaaCCCTGCATCTGATCCTGCCAGATGCTGACCACCTCTCTGAGGCCCAGAGCATCAGCCTCCAACAGGGCAGACACAGTGCAGGAGTGCACTCTTCGGTGCACTTATAAGAATGCACAcctgggggggtgcctgggtggcacagcggttaagcgtctgccttcggctcagggcgtgatcccggtgttatgggatcgagccccacatcaggctcctctgctgtgagcctgcatcttcctctcccactccccctgcttgtgttccctctctcgctggctgtctctatctctgtcgaataaataaataaaatctttttaaaaaaaaaagaatgcacacCTGGGGCACACGCTACAGGAACACACGCTCAGGGCGCATGCTACAGAAACACGCGCTCGGGGCGCACGCTGCAGGAACACTCACTCGGGGCGCACGCTGCAGGAACACACGCTCGGGGCTCACGCTACAGGAACACACAATAGGAGTACACTTCTGGGCCTTTGGCTGCCAGAGCCTGGGTGGGTCGGGGCACTGTGGGTGAGTCGGCCAAATAGCAGAGGCTTGCTGTGATGAGGTCAGACAGACACGGGGAGCTCTTGCCAGGAAGCAGGGCTGCAGAGGGTCTGCTCTCTTCTGCGGTGGGACAAGACAGGAGGGCATGTCCTCACATGCTCTGGAGCCCTTGGCACTTGTCACCAACCTCGGCACCAGCCATCACCAACAAGGCAGGCCAGTGGCCTCTGTacgagtgggatttattcttctATGCAAAGACAAGTGCAGGTCTCGGGAGGCCCACATTCCCTCGCCCTCTGGGATCAGCCAGTCCCGCCCTTTCGGCTGTCTGCCTCAGATCCTGAGGGAGCAGCTGGATTGCAGCCTACCTGAACTGTCCCAGGACTGACCAGGGCAGTCAGGCCTTGGGAAGGGGTGTTAAGAATGAAGGGTGCTCAGGGGCTTTGTAACTAAGCTGGGGTGGTGGGAGAGTAGCACCTGCTGAGACCATGGAGAAACCCAGTGGAGGGTGGTGAGAACCCCTGGACAGAGACAAGTGGGAAGGGCCATGGGGTCTGGCCCTTTCCAGGGGACGAGAGTTTCCAGAGACAGTGATGAGATCCTCCCATTTGGGTC from Ursus arctos isolate Adak ecotype North America unplaced genomic scaffold, UrsArc2.0 scaffold_34, whole genome shotgun sequence encodes the following:
- the RTN4R gene encoding reticulon-4 receptor, which produces MKRASAGGSQLLAWVLWLQAWRVAAPCPGACVCYNEPKVTTSCPQQGLQAVPTDIPAASQRVFLHGNRIVHVPAAGFRACRNLTILWLHSNALARIDAAAFTGLALLEQLDLSDNAQLRAVDPATFHGLSRLHTLHLDRCGLQELGPGLFRGLAALQYLYLQDNGLQALPDDAFRDLGNLTHLFLHGNRIPSVPERAFRGLHSLDRLLLHQNRVARVHPHAFRDLGRLMTLYLFANNLSALPAEALAPLRALQYLRLNDNPWVCDCRARPLWAWLQQFRGSSSELPCSLPPHLAGRDLKRLAATDLEGCAVAARPSRPIRTGWPTDDEPLGLPKCCQPDGADKSSVLEPGSPASAGNALKGRVPSGDSPPGNGSGPRHINDSPFGTLPGSAEPPLSGMRPEGSEPPGPPTTGPRRKPGCSRKNRTRSQCRLGQASGGGGGAGDVEGSGALPSLTCSLAPLGLALVLWTVLGPC